A single genomic interval of Gammaproteobacteria bacterium harbors:
- a CDS encoding hypothetical protein (Evidence 5 : Unknown function): MRIKRNRAPPRESGRLAHSYAAKMATLPKGSKRLSPDLQLYAFLSTTGNS, from the coding sequence ATGCGAATCAAACGCAATCGCGCCCCCCCCAGGGAAAGTGGGCGTCTCGCCCACTCTTATGCGGCCAAGATGGCCACGCTCCCAAAAGGATCTAAACGATTATCGCCAGATTTGCAGCTTTACGCCTTTTTATCTACTACCGGTAATTCCTGA